One genomic region from Ovis canadensis isolate MfBH-ARS-UI-01 breed Bighorn chromosome 6, ARS-UI_OviCan_v2, whole genome shotgun sequence encodes:
- the LOC138442697 gene encoding placenta-specific gene 8 protein-like → MNPVVSQPGYGSAVSGSSDWQTGTFDCFDDIGICLCGAFFPLCLSCQIASDMNEFCLCGSSVAMRTMYRTRYGIPGSICKDFLCLAFLPHCALCQLKRDIEKRKAMNAL, encoded by the exons ATGAACCCAGTTGTTTCGCAGCCAGGATATGGCTCTGCGGTCTCGGGGTCTAGTGACTGGCAAACCGGCACCTTTGACTGCTTTGATGACATAGGGATCT GTCTCTGTGGGGCTTTCTTTCCCCTGTGCCTTTCGTGTCAGATTGCCTCTGACATGAATGAATTCTGCCTGTGCGGATCAAGTGTCGCCATGAGGACAATGTATCGGACCCGATACGGCATCCCG ggATCCATTTGCAAGGATTTCCTGTGTCTGGCATTTTTACCGCACTGTGCCCTTTGTCAACTCAAGCGAGAtattgaaaagagaaaagcaatgaaTGCTTTATAA